From the genome of Deinococcus sp. JMULE3, one region includes:
- a CDS encoding GNAT family N-acetyltransferase → MAWTSPSRRTHRVGRAGAALWTALDAALRARNAESARILAREDHPVAPGFLTRRGFSGDKRYFMSALHVPDFDPAPYAALEGRLHDQGVRIRSLAELRAAGTPDLARRLHALMSDVRQDVPRAEPATPLSFQVFEDAVLGDPGLLPDAYLIAEVDGTWAGQTALFRSDASPDLLTGLTGVTRPWRGQGIATGLKLAAIRAARTLGATTIRTDNASDNAPMLAINDRLGFVRDPASVSYVICFR, encoded by the coding sequence ATGGCCTGGACCTCGCCGTCGCGCCGCACGCACAGGGTCGGGCGCGCGGGCGCGGCCCTGTGGACGGCACTGGACGCCGCCCTGCGCGCCCGGAACGCCGAATCCGCCCGTATCCTCGCCCGCGAGGACCACCCGGTCGCGCCCGGTTTCCTGACCCGCCGGGGCTTCAGCGGCGACAAACGGTACTTCATGTCCGCCCTGCACGTCCCGGACTTCGACCCCGCCCCGTACGCCGCGCTGGAAGGCCGCCTGCACGACCAGGGTGTCCGCATCCGCAGCCTCGCCGAGTTACGTGCCGCAGGTACACCGGACCTCGCGCGGCGGCTGCACGCCCTGATGAGCGACGTGCGCCAGGACGTGCCGCGCGCCGAACCCGCCACGCCTCTGAGCTTCCAAGTGTTCGAGGACGCCGTGCTGGGCGACCCCGGCCTCCTCCCCGACGCGTACCTGATCGCCGAGGTGGACGGCACATGGGCAGGGCAGACAGCGCTGTTCCGCAGCGACGCCAGCCCCGACCTCCTGACCGGCCTGACCGGCGTCACCCGCCCTTGGCGCGGGCAGGGGATCGCCACCGGCCTGAAACTCGCCGCGATCCGCGCCGCCCGCACCCTGGGCGCCACCACCATCCGCACCGACAACGCCAGCGACAATGCCCCCATGCTCGCCATCAACGACCGCCTGGGCTTCGTCCGTGATCCCGCCAGCGTGTCGTACGTGATCTGCTTCAGGTGA
- a CDS encoding GNAT family N-acetyltransferase, which translates to MTTPRPFALRPATDADLGALADLLSAVNPRHPQTADSLAHDLHSLRAHPLGLHVAQWVAHTPDGTLLGAASALQFGGMYHPDRYHAEVAVHPDARGRGVGTALAALMDAHLRERGAREVLAGAYEDEPLSLHFLTARGFREVMRFFDNVLDMADFDADAWTDRAPLPDGLRAVTLADLSAELGEDAARRAFYAGWLAAREDVPRTAAATPVAFEDFLTRLDRPETMPHGTLLAVTPAGEVAALSELHRDLHDPQRLNTGLTGTTRAWRRQGLALALKVAALRVARDLGAREVWTGNATTNAPMLALNDRLGFRPRVAWVEMQRGQVDA; encoded by the coding sequence GTGACCACCCCGCGACCCTTCGCGCTGCGGCCCGCCACGGACGCCGACCTGGGCGCCCTGGCGGACCTGCTGAGTGCCGTGAATCCCCGCCACCCGCAGACCGCCGACTCGCTGGCGCACGACCTGCACTCGCTGCGGGCGCACCCGCTGGGGCTGCACGTCGCGCAGTGGGTGGCGCACACCCCGGACGGAACGCTGCTGGGCGCGGCGTCCGCGTTGCAGTTCGGCGGGATGTACCACCCGGACCGCTACCACGCCGAGGTGGCGGTGCACCCCGACGCGCGCGGGCGGGGCGTGGGGACCGCACTGGCGGCGCTCATGGACGCGCATCTGCGCGAGCGGGGCGCGCGTGAGGTGCTGGCCGGGGCGTACGAGGACGAACCGCTCAGCCTGCACTTCCTGACGGCGCGGGGGTTCCGGGAGGTCATGCGGTTCTTCGACAACGTGCTGGATATGGCCGACTTCGACGCGGACGCATGGACGGACCGGGCGCCCCTGCCTGATGGGCTGCGAGCCGTGACCCTGGCCGACCTGAGCGCCGAACTGGGCGAGGACGCCGCCCGGCGCGCGTTCTACGCGGGCTGGCTGGCCGCGCGGGAGGACGTGCCCCGCACCGCCGCCGCGACCCCGGTCGCCTTCGAGGACTTCCTGACGCGCCTGGACCGGCCTGAGACGATGCCCCACGGCACGCTGCTGGCCGTCACCCCGGCGGGCGAGGTCGCGGCCCTGTCCGAACTGCACCGCGACCTGCACGACCCGCAGCGGCTGAACACCGGCCTGACCGGCACCACCCGCGCGTGGCGCCGCCAGGGGCTGGCGCTGGCCCTGAAGGTCGCCGCGCTGCGCGTCGCCCGGGACCTGGGTGCCCGCGAGGTCTGGACCGGGAACGCCACCACCAACGCGCCCATGCTGGCCCTGAACGACCGCCTGGGCTTCCGCCCGCGCGTCGCGTGGGTCGAGATGCAGCGCGGTCAGGTGGACGCATGA
- a CDS encoding GNAT family N-acetyltransferase, which translates to MTDPQPFTLREMRKPDDFAEIAALLSAADPDWPVTAEMLVTWDEAHDPALYRLELLAEQGGRIVGVGNVGHDDFAFEEWRYFGGLTVHPDARGQGIGTALYDALTARLRERGAQDIRTMLSDQDHDAPGRAFLAARGYVRTWDRYESRLHTVDADLGAFDDLMAAVAADGVELRSIAELAGDPERNRRLWELDWRLFQDVPMGQTLTRRPFEAWVKQELDDPTFSHELSFVALRPDVNDPETGPYVGYSTLMSNPAGFFVIGMTGVRREDRGRGVAKALKVAAMRALAAAGGGEIRTFNDPPNKAMLGMNRALGFRRGPTRSRYELHLDPVTGERRPVPVPSELA; encoded by the coding sequence ATGACCGACCCACAGCCCTTCACGCTGCGCGAGATGCGCAAACCCGACGATTTCGCCGAGATCGCGGCCCTGCTGAGCGCCGCCGATCCCGACTGGCCGGTCACGGCCGAGATGCTGGTCACCTGGGACGAGGCGCACGACCCGGCGCTGTACCGCCTTGAACTGCTGGCCGAGCAGGGCGGGCGGATCGTGGGCGTCGGGAACGTCGGGCACGACGATTTCGCGTTCGAGGAGTGGCGGTACTTCGGGGGGCTGACCGTTCACCCGGACGCGCGCGGACAGGGGATCGGGACGGCGCTGTACGACGCACTGACAGCGCGGCTGCGGGAGCGGGGCGCGCAGGACATCCGCACGATGCTCAGCGATCAGGACCACGACGCGCCGGGCCGGGCGTTCCTGGCCGCGCGGGGGTACGTGCGCACCTGGGACCGCTATGAGTCCCGCCTGCACACGGTCGACGCCGACCTGGGCGCCTTCGACGACCTGATGGCGGCCGTGGCGGCGGACGGTGTGGAGCTGCGGTCCATCGCGGAACTGGCGGGCGATCCGGAGCGGAACCGCAGGCTGTGGGAACTCGACTGGCGCCTCTTTCAGGACGTGCCGATGGGGCAGACCCTCACCCGGCGGCCCTTCGAGGCGTGGGTGAAGCAGGAACTGGACGACCCGACCTTCAGCCACGAGCTGTCCTTCGTGGCCCTGCGCCCCGACGTGAACGACCCGGAAACCGGCCCGTACGTGGGCTACAGCACCCTGATGAGCAACCCGGCGGGCTTCTTTGTCATCGGCATGACCGGCGTGCGCCGCGAGGACCGCGGGCGCGGCGTGGCGAAGGCCCTGAAGGTCGCCGCGATGCGCGCCCTGGCCGCCGCCGGGGGCGGCGAGATCCGCACCTTCAACGACCCGCCCAACAAGGCCATGCTGGGCATGAACCGCGCGCTGGGCTTCCGGCGCGGCCCGACCCGCAGCCGTTACGAACTGCACCTGGACCCCGTGACCGGGGAACGGCGCCCCGTGCCCGTGCCTTCGGAGCTGGCGTGA
- a CDS encoding arginase codes for MLLSIDWDAFSGTRELVFDAPIWGTRDREEDRLDAWTARVLKRGGDAWTALEADFPLYPGWEALRAYAGVPAFVTLSHADAWTWLEQYPGLDVLNLDSHHDLGSRSGDPARVRPGNWAGLGLARGLIRTVTTLYPDWHADLPVAEGFDLDRTRGEIRDLLPPALLDRVTLTRQARRGAALPDPACVTSVLLVQSPAWTNPAHDPAFLALAADLGAHTLVPPYPRMGRGEKSVRS; via the coding sequence GTGCTGCTGAGTATCGACTGGGACGCCTTCTCGGGGACGCGTGAACTGGTGTTCGACGCGCCCATCTGGGGCACCCGCGACCGGGAGGAGGATCGCCTGGACGCCTGGACCGCGCGGGTCCTGAAGCGTGGCGGGGACGCCTGGACAGCGCTGGAAGCCGATTTCCCGCTGTACCCCGGCTGGGAAGCCCTGCGTGCGTATGCGGGCGTTCCGGCGTTCGTGACGCTCAGTCACGCGGACGCGTGGACGTGGCTGGAGCAGTACCCGGGTCTGGACGTGCTGAACCTCGATTCGCACCATGACCTGGGCAGCCGCAGCGGCGACCCCGCGCGGGTGCGGCCCGGCAACTGGGCGGGGCTGGGGCTGGCGCGCGGCCTGATCCGCACGGTCACGACGCTGTACCCGGACTGGCACGCGGACCTGCCCGTCGCCGAGGGTTTCGATCTGGACCGCACGCGCGGTGAGATCCGCGACCTGCTGCCGCCCGCGCTGCTGGACCGCGTGACCCTGACCCGGCAGGCCCGGCGCGGCGCGGCCCTGCCCGACCCGGCCTGCGTGACCAGCGTGCTGCTGGTGCAGTCCCCGGCCTGGACGAACCCCGCGCATGACCCGGCGTTCCTGGCGCTGGCCGCCGACCTCGGCGCGCACACCCTGGTCCCCCCGTACCCCCGAATGGGGAGAGGGGAGAAGTCCGTTCGATCTTAA